In one Corallococcus sp. EGB genomic region, the following are encoded:
- a CDS encoding DnaJ domain-containing protein, protein MAEGEVRQYWVRNDRGTTWGPLTGPTIELLIDSGSIQGKLQVSTDGLQFAFPWRFPEVRDVFPRELWGDGAPASLVQSAPAAIAPPPPGPGAAPAAGPGARPAAPVAGPGVPVAGPGAVPMAGPGAAPMAGPGAMRGPPPGAARPPVDAAGRPVAARPPGPPGAVARPAGAPGAGAPPGAAARPAATAQAPQPAPTPEDDGTNTVPPQGQLQQYSPLQLYGRIAASEQTGLLMLGLSDRTLSVHFRKGSPEFVDSSHAEDALGVSLLGARLLTAEQLQQAEGAKERFGGDLLAALFGLGLLQPATAFTQLAQRALGLLSKALRAESGTFTFEAKDLPAQKAMPLGNRWALLSDQVRRMPSADLKRRLAFVLPMPIMKSGGRVASSDLRLTPHEVRALSFIDGVRSLGQLLQDLPQDTDHLLRVAFLMKELNGVSFAAVSRAQGAPPPPASGPAVVAGATGPDVPAAGPGTASAGARPAAPVVGPAAPPVAAPGAPVAGPGVPGAPAGARPAAPVAGPGAPVAGPGAAPRPAGAAPVAGPGAARPGTAPVAGPGAIPRPPAASPAGAAPTAGPGARPPGAPAGAAPVAGPGARPAPPVVAAAPAPAASGPAPGSDELPALRQLAATMKGQNHFQRLGLTEQTEGSAVKIAYFRLAKLYHPDTLPPGAPPELEKLKAEVFAYIGDAYRALSDDKSRAAYLEELKSGGGDGVDVQAILQAEEFFQKACILVKARKYPEAVKMLNDAIALNAEEPEFFAWRGYARFLAAPDKKAAQPEAFREIQAAIKRNERCAPAHYFLGVIAKVCGDAAGALKHFKRTVELQPDHIDAMREVRMASQKK, encoded by the coding sequence ATGGCGGAGGGCGAGGTCCGGCAGTACTGGGTGCGGAACGATCGGGGCACCACCTGGGGCCCCCTGACGGGTCCGACCATCGAGCTGCTCATCGACAGCGGCTCCATCCAGGGCAAGCTCCAGGTCTCCACCGACGGGCTGCAGTTCGCCTTCCCCTGGCGCTTCCCGGAGGTGCGGGACGTGTTCCCCCGCGAGCTGTGGGGGGACGGAGCACCCGCGTCGCTGGTGCAATCCGCGCCGGCCGCCATCGCGCCTCCGCCGCCCGGGCCTGGCGCCGCGCCCGCCGCGGGCCCTGGCGCCAGACCTGCTGCGCCCGTCGCCGGTCCTGGCGTCCCCGTCGCGGGTCCTGGCGCCGTGCCCATGGCGGGTCCTGGCGCCGCGCCCATGGCAGGTCCGGGCGCGATGCGAGGCCCCCCTCCCGGCGCGGCGCGTCCGCCCGTCGACGCGGCGGGACGTCCTGTCGCCGCGCGGCCTCCGGGTCCTCCTGGCGCGGTGGCGCGTCCTGCCGGAGCCCCTGGAGCGGGAGCCCCTCCGGGTGCGGCGGCCCGTCCGGCCGCGACCGCGCAGGCGCCACAGCCCGCGCCGACGCCAGAGGATGACGGGACCAACACGGTGCCGCCGCAGGGACAGCTCCAGCAGTACTCGCCCCTGCAGCTGTACGGCCGCATCGCCGCGAGCGAGCAGACGGGGCTCCTGATGCTGGGGCTTTCGGACCGCACGCTGTCGGTCCACTTCCGCAAGGGAAGTCCGGAGTTCGTGGACTCGTCGCACGCGGAGGACGCGCTGGGCGTGTCGCTGCTGGGGGCGCGGCTCCTGACGGCGGAGCAGTTGCAGCAGGCGGAGGGCGCGAAGGAGCGCTTCGGAGGTGACCTGCTCGCGGCGCTGTTCGGGCTGGGGCTGCTGCAGCCGGCGACGGCGTTCACGCAGCTGGCGCAGCGGGCGCTGGGCCTCCTGAGCAAGGCCCTGCGCGCGGAGTCCGGGACGTTCACCTTCGAGGCGAAGGACCTGCCCGCGCAGAAGGCGATGCCGCTGGGCAACCGCTGGGCGCTGCTGAGCGACCAGGTGCGCCGCATGCCGTCCGCGGACCTCAAGCGGCGGCTGGCCTTCGTGCTGCCCATGCCCATCATGAAGTCCGGAGGCCGGGTGGCCTCCAGCGACCTGCGCCTGACGCCTCACGAGGTGCGCGCGCTCTCCTTCATCGACGGCGTGCGTTCGCTGGGGCAGCTGCTCCAGGACTTGCCGCAGGACACGGACCACCTGCTGCGCGTGGCGTTCCTGATGAAGGAGCTGAACGGCGTCTCCTTCGCGGCGGTCTCTCGCGCGCAGGGGGCCCCCCCGCCGCCGGCCTCCGGGCCTGCCGTTGTCGCTGGAGCCACCGGTCCGGACGTGCCCGCCGCGGGTCCGGGGACCGCGAGCGCGGGAGCCCGGCCCGCCGCGCCTGTCGTGGGCCCCGCGGCCCCGCCGGTGGCCGCCCCCGGTGCGCCTGTCGCGGGTCCGGGCGTGCCCGGTGCGCCCGCTGGAGCCAGGCCCGCCGCGCCGGTGGCCGGCCCTGGTGCGCCCGTCGCCGGTCCAGGTGCCGCGCCTCGTCCCGCCGGCGCCGCTCCCGTGGCGGGCCCAGGTGCAGCGCGTCCGGGCACCGCGCCTGTCGCGGGCCCGGGTGCCATCCCGCGTCCTCCGGCTGCGTCCCCTGCCGGTGCAGCCCCCACCGCCGGCCCCGGTGCCCGGCCTCCAGGTGCTCCCGCCGGCGCCGCTCCCGTGGCGGGCCCGGGTGCCCGGCCCGCTCCGCCCGTCGTCGCCGCTGCGCCGGCCCCCGCCGCCTCGGGCCCCGCCCCTGGCTCGGACGAACTGCCCGCGCTGCGCCAGCTCGCCGCGACCATGAAGGGCCAGAACCACTTCCAGCGGCTCGGGCTCACCGAACAGACCGAAGGCAGCGCGGTGAAAATCGCCTACTTCCGCCTGGCCAAGCTCTACCACCCGGACACCCTGCCCCCGGGCGCCCCGCCGGAGCTGGAGAAGCTCAAGGCGGAGGTGTTCGCGTACATCGGCGACGCCTACCGCGCCCTCTCCGACGACAAGAGCCGCGCGGCCTACCTCGAAGAGCTCAAGAGCGGCGGCGGCGACGGCGTGGACGTCCAGGCCATCCTCCAGGCGGAGGAGTTCTTCCAGAAGGCCTGCATCCTGGTGAAGGCGCGCAAGTACCCGGAAGCCGTGAAGATGCTCAACGACGCCATCGCCCTCAACGCCGAGGAGCCGGAGTTCTTCGCCTGGCGGGGCTACGCGCGCTTCCTCGCCGCTCCGGACAAGAAGGCCGCCCAGCCGGAGGCCTTCCGCGAAATCCAGGCCGCCATCAAGCGCAACGAGCGCTGCGCCCCCGCCCACTACTTCCTGGGCGTCATCGCCAAGGTCTGCGGCGACGCGGCCGGCGCCCTCAAGCACTTCAAGCGGACGGTCGAGCTGCAACCGGACCACATCGATGCGATGCGAGAGGTCCGCATGGCGTCGCAAAAGAAGTAG
- a CDS encoding TSUP family transporter, with the protein MDLDVSAVKLVLLCVAALSAGFVDAIAGGGGLITLPALLTAGLPAHVALGTNKGQSVFGSGAAMVRFARAGLVDGDLARVTFPFGLMGAFGGAALVLLLKPEVLKPLVLVLLIAVAVFLAFRRTPPKRDGVEPSPRPRAQAIGALIALCIGTYDGFFGPGTGTFLIVAFSSLLGHGLARASADAKVVNFASNLASVTLFAVRGVVLWKVALPMAAAQFTGAWLGAHMAVKGGDRLVRGVVLCVVAALVLKLGRDVWLGWAA; encoded by the coding sequence GTGGACCTGGACGTCAGCGCAGTGAAGCTGGTGCTGTTGTGTGTCGCCGCGCTGAGCGCGGGCTTCGTGGACGCCATCGCGGGAGGCGGGGGGCTCATCACCCTGCCCGCGCTCCTGACGGCGGGCCTGCCGGCGCACGTGGCGCTGGGCACCAACAAGGGGCAGTCCGTGTTCGGCTCGGGCGCGGCCATGGTGCGCTTCGCGCGGGCGGGCCTCGTGGACGGAGACCTGGCCCGGGTGACGTTCCCCTTCGGCCTGATGGGCGCGTTCGGCGGCGCGGCGCTGGTGCTGCTGCTCAAGCCGGAGGTGCTCAAGCCGCTGGTGCTGGTGCTGCTCATCGCGGTGGCGGTGTTCCTCGCCTTCCGCCGCACGCCGCCGAAGCGCGACGGCGTGGAGCCCTCACCCCGGCCGCGCGCGCAGGCCATCGGCGCGCTCATCGCGCTCTGCATCGGCACCTATGACGGCTTCTTCGGGCCGGGCACGGGCACCTTCCTCATCGTGGCGTTCTCGTCGCTCCTGGGTCACGGGCTGGCGCGCGCGTCCGCGGACGCGAAGGTGGTGAACTTCGCCTCCAACCTGGCGTCCGTGACGCTCTTCGCGGTCCGGGGCGTGGTGCTGTGGAAGGTGGCGCTGCCCATGGCCGCCGCGCAGTTCACCGGCGCGTGGCTGGGCGCGCACATGGCGGTGAAGGGCGGCGACCGGCTGGTGCGCGGGGTGGTGCTGTGCGTGGTGGCCGCGCTGGTGCTGAAGCTGGGGCGCGACGTGTGGCTGGGCTGGGCGGCCTGA
- a CDS encoding YfbM family protein yields MEMLCTLRSTTEAQRQALREAPESLEPFLEDEEDFGDPKGAAFLELDIGEAWHGLQYLLTGTAWEGQPPLDFLVRGGDEVGDIPSDEGTARVFDAASVKALAEALKQTPVDALRERFDPARLQAEDIYPGTWDEEEPTDDVDPLEELLSYFVELQKFTAAVAKRGLSLLVHIG; encoded by the coding sequence ATGGAGATGCTCTGCACGCTGCGCAGCACCACCGAAGCGCAGCGCCAGGCCCTGCGCGAGGCGCCCGAGTCGCTGGAGCCCTTCCTGGAGGACGAGGAGGACTTCGGCGACCCGAAGGGCGCGGCGTTCCTGGAGCTGGACATCGGCGAGGCGTGGCACGGCCTCCAGTACCTGCTCACCGGCACGGCGTGGGAGGGCCAGCCGCCGCTGGACTTCCTCGTGCGCGGCGGCGACGAGGTGGGCGACATCCCCTCGGATGAAGGCACCGCGCGCGTGTTCGACGCGGCCTCGGTGAAGGCGCTGGCGGAGGCGCTGAAGCAGACGCCCGTGGACGCCCTGCGCGAGCGCTTCGACCCGGCGCGGCTCCAGGCCGAGGACATCTACCCCGGCACCTGGGACGAGGAGGAGCCCACGGACGACGTGGATCCGCTGGAGGAGCTGCTCTCCTACTTCGTGGAGCTCCAGAAGTTCACCGCCGCGGTGGCGAAGCGGGGCTTGAGCCTGCTCGTGCACATCGGCTGA
- a CDS encoding biotin/lipoyl-containing protein: protein MRYFTKQQGQKEAVPVDLESLGQDRYRLTVNGKTFQVDALSVDQGTLSLLVDGQSYNVEFEENGDEIGTLVRGQVNRTDVADERKLRMRAAASSFSVEGRQVVLAPMPGKVVKVLVKPGDEVKEGQGLVVVEAMKMENELKSPKAGKVTEVHAKEGTAVENNAKLVVVE from the coding sequence ATGCGTTACTTCACGAAGCAGCAGGGCCAGAAGGAAGCGGTGCCGGTGGACCTGGAGTCCCTGGGCCAGGACCGCTACCGGCTCACGGTGAACGGCAAGACGTTCCAGGTGGACGCGCTGTCCGTGGACCAGGGCACGCTGTCGCTCCTGGTGGACGGCCAGTCGTACAACGTCGAGTTCGAGGAGAACGGCGACGAGATCGGCACGCTGGTGCGCGGGCAGGTGAACCGCACCGACGTCGCGGACGAGCGCAAGCTGCGCATGCGCGCGGCGGCGAGCAGCTTCTCCGTGGAGGGCCGCCAGGTCGTCCTCGCGCCCATGCCCGGCAAGGTGGTGAAGGTGCTGGTCAAGCCAGGTGACGAGGTGAAGGAGGGCCAGGGGCTCGTGGTCGTGGAGGCCATGAAGATGGAGAACGAGCTCAAGAGCCCCAAGGCCGGCAAGGTCACGGAGGTGCACGCGAAGGAAGGCACCGCCGTGGAGAACAACGCCAAGCTCGTCGTCGTGGAGTAG
- the accC gene encoding acetyl-CoA carboxylase biotin carboxylase subunit, with protein sequence MPKIRKVLVANRGEIAIRVMRTCKDLGIATVAVYSEADRSALHVRTADQAYFVGPPPSRESYLVQERILEVAKQSGADAIHPGYGFLSENASFVRACEKAGITFIGPPASAMDAMGEKTRARANMIKAGVPVVPGTTEPIATIEEAREYAQKIGFPIMLKAAGGGGGKGMRRVEGMADFDSAWRSAKSEAMSSFGNDAVYIEKYLEKPHHVEIQVFADQYGNTIHLNERECSAQRRHQKVVEETPSPILTPELRAKMGEVAVKAAKAVNYVGAGTVEFLVDVHRNFYFLEMNTRLQVEHPVTEWVTGLDLVAMQSKAAEGEKLPLFEAPAPRGHAIEVRVYAEDPSRNFMPSPGRIQALRVPGGPNVRDDSGVYAGFTVPNYYDPMISKLSVWGATREEAIARAKRALSEYVVKGITTNIRYLHGILSHPEFVGGDYDTSFLTREHTALQGAEDPKLSEVALLASTLHAFQRDQKRAKTLPSRAGGSDPSGRISPWRLALKTRRR encoded by the coding sequence ATGCCCAAGATCCGCAAAGTGCTCGTCGCCAATCGCGGCGAGATCGCCATCCGGGTGATGCGCACCTGCAAGGACCTCGGCATCGCCACGGTGGCGGTGTACTCCGAAGCAGATCGCTCCGCGCTGCACGTGCGCACCGCCGACCAGGCCTACTTCGTCGGCCCCCCGCCCTCGCGCGAGAGCTACCTCGTGCAGGAGCGCATCCTGGAGGTCGCGAAGCAGTCCGGCGCGGACGCCATCCACCCCGGCTATGGCTTCCTCTCCGAGAACGCGTCCTTCGTGCGCGCCTGCGAGAAGGCCGGCATCACCTTCATCGGCCCGCCGGCCTCCGCCATGGACGCCATGGGTGAGAAGACCCGCGCCCGCGCCAACATGATCAAGGCGGGCGTGCCCGTGGTCCCCGGCACCACGGAGCCCATCGCCACCATCGAGGAGGCGCGCGAGTACGCGCAGAAGATCGGCTTCCCCATCATGCTCAAGGCCGCCGGCGGCGGCGGCGGCAAGGGCATGCGCCGCGTGGAGGGCATGGCCGACTTCGACTCCGCCTGGCGCTCCGCCAAGAGCGAGGCGATGAGCTCGTTCGGCAACGACGCGGTCTACATCGAGAAGTACCTGGAGAAGCCACATCACGTGGAGATCCAGGTCTTCGCCGACCAGTACGGCAACACCATCCACCTGAACGAGCGCGAGTGCTCCGCGCAGCGCCGTCACCAGAAGGTGGTGGAGGAGACGCCCAGCCCCATCCTCACGCCGGAGTTGCGCGCGAAGATGGGTGAGGTCGCGGTGAAGGCGGCCAAGGCCGTCAACTACGTGGGCGCCGGGACGGTGGAGTTCCTGGTGGACGTGCACCGCAACTTCTACTTCCTGGAGATGAACACCCGCCTCCAGGTGGAGCACCCCGTCACGGAGTGGGTCACCGGCCTGGACCTGGTGGCCATGCAGAGCAAGGCCGCCGAGGGCGAGAAGCTCCCCCTCTTCGAGGCCCCCGCGCCGCGCGGTCACGCCATTGAAGTCCGCGTGTACGCGGAGGACCCGTCCCGCAACTTCATGCCCAGCCCCGGGAGAATCCAGGCGCTGCGCGTGCCGGGCGGCCCGAACGTGCGTGATGACTCGGGCGTGTACGCGGGCTTCACGGTGCCCAACTACTACGACCCCATGATTTCGAAGCTGTCCGTGTGGGGCGCCACGCGCGAGGAGGCCATCGCGCGGGCCAAGCGCGCGCTCTCCGAGTACGTGGTGAAGGGCATCACCACCAACATCCGCTACCTGCACGGCATCCTGTCCCACCCGGAGTTCGTGGGCGGGGACTACGACACCAGCTTCCTCACCCGCGAGCACACCGCGCTGCAGGGCGCGGAGGATCCCAAGCTCAGCGAGGTGGCGCTGCTGGCGAGCACGCTGCACGCCTTCCAGCGCGACCAGAAGCGCGCGAAGACGCTGCCGTCGCGCGCCGGTGGCTCGGACCCCAGCGGCCGCATCAGCCCGTGGCGTCTGGCGCTGAAGACCCGCCGCCGCTGA
- a CDS encoding acyl-CoA carboxylase subunit beta encodes MATTPENDPLRARLQQMEQQAEQGGGAERIAKQHEAGKLTARERIDLLLDPGSFSELDKFVTHRSHDFGMGDKKILGDGVVTGYGTVEGRQVFVFAQDFTVFGGSLSGAYAQKICKIMDLATRVGAPVIGLNDSGGARIQEGVESLAGYADIFLRNTLASGVVPQISLILGPCAGGAVYSPAITDFIMMVKDTSYMFITGPDVIKTVTHEEVSKEALGGALTHNQKSGVAHFAAENEQAAIAMTRELLSYLPSNNQEDPPAQPCDDDPFRAEESLKSIVPANPNKPYDIKEIIRAIVDSKHFFEVQEHFAKNIVVGFARMNGKSVGIVANQPAVLAGCLDIDASVKAARFVRFCDCFNIPLLTLVDVPGFLPGTDQEWGGIITHGAKLLYAYAEATVPKITVITRKAYGGAYDVMASKHIRADINYAYPTAEIAVMGPEGAVNIIFRNELLKAQDANAERKKLTDDYRDKFANPFKAAELGYIDEVIRPEETRAKVIRALEMLKDKRQENPPRKHGNIPL; translated from the coding sequence ATGGCCACGACCCCCGAGAACGATCCCTTGCGCGCACGGCTCCAGCAGATGGAGCAGCAGGCCGAGCAGGGCGGCGGCGCCGAGCGCATCGCCAAGCAGCACGAGGCCGGCAAGCTCACGGCCCGCGAGCGCATCGACCTCCTCCTCGACCCCGGCTCCTTCAGCGAACTGGACAAGTTCGTCACCCACCGCAGCCACGACTTCGGCATGGGTGACAAGAAGATCCTCGGCGACGGCGTCGTCACCGGCTACGGCACGGTGGAGGGCCGCCAGGTCTTCGTCTTCGCCCAGGACTTCACCGTCTTCGGCGGCTCGCTCTCCGGCGCCTACGCCCAGAAGATCTGCAAGATCATGGACCTGGCCACCCGCGTGGGCGCGCCCGTCATCGGTCTGAATGACTCCGGCGGCGCGCGCATCCAGGAGGGCGTGGAGAGCCTCGCCGGCTACGCGGACATCTTCCTGCGCAACACGCTGGCGTCCGGCGTGGTCCCCCAGATTTCCCTCATCCTGGGCCCGTGCGCGGGCGGCGCGGTGTACTCGCCCGCCATCACGGACTTCATCATGATGGTGAAGGACACGTCGTACATGTTCATCACCGGCCCGGACGTCATCAAGACGGTGACGCACGAAGAGGTCTCCAAGGAGGCCCTGGGCGGCGCGCTCACGCACAACCAGAAGTCCGGCGTCGCCCACTTCGCCGCGGAGAACGAGCAGGCCGCCATCGCCATGACGCGCGAGCTGCTCTCGTACCTGCCCTCCAACAACCAGGAGGACCCGCCCGCGCAGCCGTGCGACGACGACCCGTTCCGCGCCGAGGAGTCGCTCAAGTCCATCGTCCCGGCGAACCCGAACAAGCCCTACGACATCAAGGAGATCATCCGCGCCATCGTCGACTCGAAGCACTTCTTCGAGGTGCAGGAGCACTTCGCGAAGAACATCGTCGTCGGCTTCGCGCGCATGAACGGCAAGAGCGTGGGCATCGTCGCCAACCAGCCCGCGGTGCTCGCCGGCTGCCTGGACATCGACGCCAGCGTGAAGGCCGCGCGCTTCGTGCGCTTCTGCGACTGCTTCAACATCCCCCTGCTCACCCTGGTGGACGTCCCCGGCTTCCTCCCCGGCACGGACCAGGAGTGGGGCGGCATCATCACCCACGGCGCCAAGCTGCTCTACGCGTACGCGGAAGCCACCGTCCCCAAAATCACCGTCATCACCCGCAAGGCCTACGGCGGCGCGTACGACGTCATGGCGTCCAAGCACATCCGCGCGGACATCAACTACGCATACCCCACCGCGGAAATCGCCGTGATGGGCCCCGAAGGCGCGGTGAACATCATCTTCCGCAACGAGCTCTTGAAGGCCCAGGACGCCAACGCCGAGCGCAAGAAGCTCACGGACGACTACCGCGACAAGTTCGCCAACCCGTTCAAGGCGGCGGAGCTGGGCTACATCGACGAGGTCATCCGTCCCGAGGAGACCCGCGCCAAGGTCATCCGCGCGCTGGAGATGCTCAAGGACAAGCGGCAGGAGAACCCGCCGCGCAAGCACGGCAACATCCCGCTGTAG
- a CDS encoding site-2 protease family protein, which yields MRDRPGALRVGTFRGVPIRVHFSLLIALPLLALSFGGALQRAADTADVPPGALGGHPWAWGLAVAVGLFVSVLLHEMAHTFYALRHGGEVRGITLMIVGGVSELGEAPRRPRDEALMALVGPLTSLGLAAFLGVLTWGAHGLGLFQVQFALFTLAMLNVVLGGFNLLPAFPMDGGRIVRAALTPRMGVVRATQVAAWLGRLFALAFGVWGLMTLNPFTLVVSFFVLMGAEGESRQVRMKALLERVKVEALMTPRMVGVDLDLTLQDAQWALRREHAGMLPVTSAGRPVGRVTWVAVQAVPEPQRGSRLVRDAMEDGVVAELREDGWTVLRRMAEARVPMAAVVDEEGLLAGTLDWNDLQRGLMRAEEAERQRSRTGWPRERPA from the coding sequence ATGCGTGACAGGCCGGGGGCACTGCGGGTGGGGACGTTCCGGGGAGTGCCCATCCGGGTCCACTTCTCCCTGCTGATAGCGCTGCCGCTGCTGGCGCTGTCGTTTGGAGGGGCGCTCCAGCGGGCGGCGGACACGGCGGACGTGCCGCCGGGCGCGCTGGGCGGGCACCCGTGGGCGTGGGGGCTGGCGGTGGCGGTGGGGCTGTTCGTGTCCGTGCTGCTGCACGAGATGGCGCACACCTTCTATGCACTGCGCCATGGCGGCGAGGTGCGCGGCATCACGCTGATGATTGTCGGGGGTGTGTCGGAGCTGGGGGAGGCGCCCAGGCGGCCTCGGGACGAGGCGTTGATGGCGCTGGTGGGGCCGCTGACGAGCCTGGGGCTGGCGGCGTTCCTGGGCGTGCTGACGTGGGGCGCGCACGGCCTAGGGCTGTTCCAGGTGCAGTTCGCGCTCTTCACGCTGGCGATGCTCAACGTCGTGCTGGGGGGCTTCAACCTGTTGCCGGCGTTCCCCATGGACGGGGGGCGCATCGTGCGCGCGGCGTTGACGCCCCGGATGGGGGTGGTGCGGGCGACGCAGGTGGCGGCGTGGTTGGGGCGGCTGTTCGCGTTGGCGTTTGGCGTGTGGGGCCTCATGACGCTGAACCCGTTCACGCTGGTGGTGTCGTTCTTCGTGCTGATGGGCGCGGAAGGGGAGTCCCGGCAGGTGCGGATGAAGGCGCTCCTGGAGCGGGTGAAGGTGGAGGCGCTGATGACGCCGCGGATGGTGGGCGTGGACCTGGACCTGACCCTGCAGGACGCGCAGTGGGCGCTGAGGCGCGAGCACGCGGGCATGCTGCCGGTGACGAGCGCGGGGCGTCCGGTGGGGCGGGTGACGTGGGTGGCGGTGCAGGCGGTGCCGGAGCCGCAGCGTGGAAGCCGCCTGGTGCGCGACGCGATGGAGGACGGGGTGGTGGCGGAGTTGCGCGAGGACGGGTGGACGGTGCTCCGGAGGATGGCGGAGGCGCGCGTGCCCATGGCCGCGGTGGTGGACGAGGAGGGGCTGCTCGCGGGGACGCTGGACTGGAATGACCTCCAGCGGGGGCTGATGCGCGCGGAGGAGGCGGAGCGCCAGCGGTCGCGGACGGGGTGGCCCCGGGAGCGGCCGGCGTAG
- a CDS encoding DUF5953 family protein codes for MKRRNDLVMIAYAPALTGNDRRPLDVVHGLERALPGMHLDWAISSEGNPYPLPQRDAWVLGGRPDGPGFPLVCNGPNESELVTVYGLGISADSGPGGQPLLDVHAEMPMSAGNLAAAEDLLVGMAEGARAFWGHATPFPAGVEIARQTKNQAANPKPPPRGLPALKLTREIPSPECPHRLGWLNYWSAAAARHIGFPDPARDAELLSRARRTATGGWMVRLTAAPLDLDNPAHLETLLRTYERFPAIGGRMSP; via the coding sequence ATGAAGCGGCGGAATGATCTCGTCATGATTGCCTATGCGCCCGCGCTCACAGGCAATGATCGTCGCCCCCTGGACGTCGTCCACGGCCTGGAGCGCGCCCTCCCGGGCATGCACCTGGACTGGGCCATTTCCAGCGAGGGGAATCCCTACCCTCTCCCCCAGCGCGATGCCTGGGTCCTGGGAGGCAGGCCGGATGGGCCAGGGTTTCCTCTTGTCTGCAATGGCCCCAACGAGAGCGAACTCGTGACGGTCTACGGGCTGGGGATCTCCGCGGACTCCGGGCCAGGAGGCCAACCGCTGCTCGACGTCCACGCCGAGATGCCGATGAGTGCCGGCAACCTCGCGGCGGCAGAGGACCTGCTGGTAGGCATGGCGGAGGGAGCGCGCGCGTTCTGGGGCCACGCGACACCTTTCCCCGCTGGGGTGGAGATCGCGCGCCAGACCAAGAATCAGGCAGCGAACCCCAAGCCTCCGCCTCGTGGGCTGCCAGCACTCAAGCTCACACGGGAAATCCCTTCGCCGGAGTGCCCCCATCGCCTGGGCTGGCTCAACTACTGGTCGGCCGCTGCCGCACGACACATCGGGTTCCCAGACCCGGCGCGCGACGCGGAGCTGCTGTCACGCGCCCGGCGCACCGCGACCGGTGGCTGGATGGTTCGTCTCACCGCGGCCCCCCTCGACCTCGACAATCCCGCCCATCTCGAAACGCTCCTGCGAACCTATGAGCGCTTTCCGGCCATCGGTGGACGCATGTCCCCTTGA
- a CDS encoding class I SAM-dependent methyltransferase — MSNLLDLPRQALMDLRSRISHLPLVSHLHRRRSPNSLALSSPAPQDSVLADPQRVEAWRRAVERYVRPNQVVVDVKAGTGLRTFLAAHQNPRKLYSVDDSRLLDTTQWVARRNGLDRIAFVREPTWHFQPPEKADVLLHELLGDALLDAGLVPRMLDLRSRLLKPGGRILPNRFEVFVEPVQLREEACVPFIWTQHLPHVDFRCLQSLREAMSPSYFTRLVRSYEVDHLLCEPEPAFGFDLETMRAEGLPSRVRIQRPVEEDGRVDGFCLFYRVAFDAELAYDVSPMRERNTTSMTLLRVEPREFSRYDTLEFELELPNPSDPRTWRWQFT; from the coding sequence ATGTCGAACCTGCTCGACCTGCCGCGTCAGGCATTGATGGACTTGCGCTCGCGCATCAGCCACCTGCCGCTCGTGTCTCATCTCCACCGACGGCGCTCGCCCAACAGCCTGGCCCTGTCCAGCCCGGCGCCGCAAGACTCCGTGTTGGCGGATCCACAACGCGTGGAGGCGTGGCGCCGCGCGGTGGAGCGCTACGTGCGCCCCAACCAGGTGGTGGTGGACGTGAAGGCCGGCACCGGCCTGCGCACCTTCCTCGCCGCGCACCAGAACCCGCGCAAGCTGTACTCGGTGGATGACTCTCGCCTGCTGGACACCACGCAGTGGGTGGCCCGCCGCAACGGCCTGGACCGCATCGCCTTCGTGCGCGAGCCCACCTGGCACTTCCAGCCGCCGGAGAAGGCGGACGTGCTGCTGCACGAGCTGCTGGGAGATGCGCTGCTCGACGCGGGGCTCGTGCCCCGGATGCTGGACTTGCGCTCGCGCCTGCTCAAGCCGGGCGGCCGCATCCTCCCCAACCGCTTCGAGGTCTTCGTGGAGCCCGTGCAGCTGCGCGAGGAGGCGTGCGTCCCCTTCATCTGGACGCAGCACCTGCCCCACGTGGACTTCCGCTGCCTCCAGTCGCTGCGCGAGGCGATGAGCCCGTCGTACTTCACGCGGCTGGTGCGCTCGTATGAAGTCGACCACCTGCTGTGTGAGCCGGAGCCCGCGTTCGGGTTCGACCTGGAGACGATGCGCGCGGAGGGGCTGCCCTCGCGCGTGCGCATCCAGCGGCCGGTGGAGGAGGACGGGCGGGTGGACGGCTTCTGCCTCTTCTACCGGGTCGCCTTCGACGCGGAGCTGGCCTACGACGTGTCGCCCATGCGCGAGCGCAACACCACGTCGATGACGCTCCTGCGCGTGGAGCCGCGCGAGTTCAGCCGCTACGACACGCTGGAGTTCGAGCTGGAGCTGCCCAATCCGTCCGACCCGCGCACCTGGCGGTGGCAGTTCACCTGA